From Panicum hallii strain FIL2 chromosome 2, PHallii_v3.1, whole genome shotgun sequence, a single genomic window includes:
- the LOC112881386 gene encoding serine/threonine-protein phosphatase 2A 65 kDa regulatory subunit A beta isoform isoform X2 translates to MAMIDEPLYPIAVLIDELKNEDIQLRLNSIRRLSTIARALGEERTRKELIPFLSENNDDEDEVLLAMAEELGVFIPYVGGVEHAHVLLPPLETLCTVEETCVRDKAVESLCRIGAQMKENDIVDWFIPVVKRLAAGEWFTARVSSCGLFHIAYPSAPDQLKTELRTIYGQLCQDDMPMVRRAAASNLGKFAATVEQSHLKTEIMSIFDDLTQDDQDSVRLLAVEGCAALGKLLEPQDCAAHILPVIVNFSQDKSWRVRYMVANQLYELCEAVGPEPTRADLVPAYVRLLRDNEAEVRIAAAGKVTKFCRILSPQLAIQHILPCVKELSSDSSQHVRSALASVIMGMAPVLGKDATIEQLLPIFLSLLKDEFPDVRLNIISKLDQVNQVIGIDLLSQSLLPAIVELAEDRHWRVRLAIIEYIPLLASQLGVGFFDDKLGALCMQWLEDKVFSIRDAAANNLKRLAEEFGPEWAMQHIIPQVLEKINNPHYLYRMTILEAISLLAPVMGAEITCQKLLPVVINSSKDRVPNIKFNVAKVLQSLIPILDQSTVRPCLVELSEDPDVDVRYYANQALQVCDQMMVSS, encoded by the exons ATGGCTATGATTGATGAGCCTCTGTATCCAATTGCTGTACTGATTGACGAGCTTAAGAATGAGGATATCCAATTGCGTCTAAACTCAATCAGAAGACTTTCCACAATTGCTCGGGCGCTTGGGGAAGAAAGAACCAGAAAGGAACTGATTCCATTTCTTAGTGAAAACaatgatgatgaagatgaggTGCTTCTTGCAATGGCCGAGGAATTGGGTGTGTTCATTCCTTATGTTGGGGGTGTAGAACATGCTCATGTTTTGCTTCCACCATTGGAGACATTGTGTACGGTGGAGGAAACTTGTGTCCGCGATAAGGCAGTTGAATCTCTGTGCCGTATTGGTGCACAGATGAAGGAAAATGACATTGTCGACTGGTTCATTCCAGTAGTAAAG AGGCTAGCAGCAGGTGAGTGGTTTACAGCTCGGGTATCGTCCTGTGGTCTCTTCCACATAGCCTATCCAAGTGCACCGGACCAACTGAAAACAGAATTGAGGACTATCTATGGTCAGCTATGTCAGGATGACATGCCTATGGTCAGAAGAGCAGCTGCATCAAATCTTGGAAAGTTTGCTGCCACAGTTGAACAGAGTCATCTGAAGACAGAAATAATGTCTATATTTGATGATTTAACCCAAGATG ATCAAGATTCAGTGCGTTTGTTGGCTGTTGAAGGCTGTGCTGCACTTGGTAAATTGTTGGAACCACAAGATTGTGCAGCTCATATTCTCCCAGTTATTGTCAATTTCTCCCAG GATAAATCCTGGCGTGTTCGTTATATGGTTGCCAATCAATTGTATGAGCTTTGTGAGGCTGTTGGCCCTGAGCCTACGAG AGCTGATTTAGTACCTGCATATGTTCGTCTCCTTCGTGACAACGAGGCTGAAGTGCGGATAGCAGCTGCTGGAAAAGTTACTAAGTTCTGTCGCATATTAAGTCCACAGCTTGCAATCCAGCATATTCTTCCATGTGTTAAG GAATTGTCATCAGATTCGTCCCAGCATGTTCGTTCAGCTTTGGCTTCAGTCATTATGGGGATGGCTCCTGTGTTGGGGAAG GATGCTACCATTGAACAACTTCTTCCtatttttctttctttgttGAAGGATGAATTTCCTGATGTTCGACTCAACATAATCAGCAAACTTGATCAAGTTAATCAG GTTATTGGAATTGATTTGCTGTCTCAATCACTGCTACCAGCCATTGTAGAACTTGCAGAGGATAGGCACTGGAGAGTCCGGCTTGCAATAATTGAGTACATCCCATTGTTGGCAAGTCAGTTAGGTGTCGGGTTTTTTGATGACAAGTTGGGGGCACTCTGCATGCAATGGTTGGAAGATAAG GTCTTCTCAATCAGAGATGCTGCTGCTAACAACTTGAAGCGGCTTGCAGAGGAGTTTGGTCCTGAGTGGGCGATGCAGCATATAATTCCTCAG GTGCTGGAAAAGATCAACAACCCGCACTACCTGTATCGCATGACAATTCTGGAAGCTATCTCATTGCTGGCCCCTGTAATGGGTGCAGAAATCACCTGTCAAAAGCTGCTTCCAGTCGTCATTAATTCCTCAAAGGACAG GGTTCCTAACATCAAGTTCAATGTTGCAAAAGTACTGCAGTCGCTTATACCGATCCTTGATCAATCC ACCGTGAGGCCATGCCTTGTTGAGCTCAGCGAGGATCCTGATGTGGATGTAAGATACTATGCAAACCAGGCACTGCAGGTGTGCGATCAAATGATGGTGTCAAGCTAA
- the LOC112881386 gene encoding serine/threonine-protein phosphatase 2A 65 kDa regulatory subunit A beta isoform isoform X1 — protein MAMIDEPLYPIAVLIDELKNEDIQLRLNSIRRLSTIARALGEERTRKELIPFLSENNDDEDEVLLAMAEELGVFIPYVGGVEHAHVLLPPLETLCTVEETCVRDKAVESLCRIGAQMKENDIVDWFIPVVKRLAAGEWFTARVSSCGLFHIAYPSAPDQLKTELRTIYGQLCQDDMPMVRRAAASNLGKFAATVEQSHLKTEIMSIFDDLTQDDQDSVRLLAVEGCAALGKLLEPQDCAAHILPVIVNFSQDKSWRVRYMVANQLYELCEAVGPEPTRADLVPAYVRLLRDNEAEVRIAAAGKVTKFCRILSPQLAIQHILPCVKELSSDSSQHVRSALASVIMGMAPVLGKDATIEQLLPIFLSLLKDEFPDVRLNIISKLDQVNQVIGIDLLSQSLLPAIVELAEDRHWRVRLAIIEYIPLLASQLGVGFFDDKLGALCMQWLEDKVFSIRDAAANNLKRLAEEFGPEWAMQHIIPQVLEKINNPHYLYRMTILEAISLLAPVMGAEITCQKLLPVVINSSKDRVPNIKFNVAKVLQSLIPILDQSVVEKTVRPCLVELSEDPDVDVRYYANQALQVCDQMMVSS, from the exons ATGGCTATGATTGATGAGCCTCTGTATCCAATTGCTGTACTGATTGACGAGCTTAAGAATGAGGATATCCAATTGCGTCTAAACTCAATCAGAAGACTTTCCACAATTGCTCGGGCGCTTGGGGAAGAAAGAACCAGAAAGGAACTGATTCCATTTCTTAGTGAAAACaatgatgatgaagatgaggTGCTTCTTGCAATGGCCGAGGAATTGGGTGTGTTCATTCCTTATGTTGGGGGTGTAGAACATGCTCATGTTTTGCTTCCACCATTGGAGACATTGTGTACGGTGGAGGAAACTTGTGTCCGCGATAAGGCAGTTGAATCTCTGTGCCGTATTGGTGCACAGATGAAGGAAAATGACATTGTCGACTGGTTCATTCCAGTAGTAAAG AGGCTAGCAGCAGGTGAGTGGTTTACAGCTCGGGTATCGTCCTGTGGTCTCTTCCACATAGCCTATCCAAGTGCACCGGACCAACTGAAAACAGAATTGAGGACTATCTATGGTCAGCTATGTCAGGATGACATGCCTATGGTCAGAAGAGCAGCTGCATCAAATCTTGGAAAGTTTGCTGCCACAGTTGAACAGAGTCATCTGAAGACAGAAATAATGTCTATATTTGATGATTTAACCCAAGATG ATCAAGATTCAGTGCGTTTGTTGGCTGTTGAAGGCTGTGCTGCACTTGGTAAATTGTTGGAACCACAAGATTGTGCAGCTCATATTCTCCCAGTTATTGTCAATTTCTCCCAG GATAAATCCTGGCGTGTTCGTTATATGGTTGCCAATCAATTGTATGAGCTTTGTGAGGCTGTTGGCCCTGAGCCTACGAG AGCTGATTTAGTACCTGCATATGTTCGTCTCCTTCGTGACAACGAGGCTGAAGTGCGGATAGCAGCTGCTGGAAAAGTTACTAAGTTCTGTCGCATATTAAGTCCACAGCTTGCAATCCAGCATATTCTTCCATGTGTTAAG GAATTGTCATCAGATTCGTCCCAGCATGTTCGTTCAGCTTTGGCTTCAGTCATTATGGGGATGGCTCCTGTGTTGGGGAAG GATGCTACCATTGAACAACTTCTTCCtatttttctttctttgttGAAGGATGAATTTCCTGATGTTCGACTCAACATAATCAGCAAACTTGATCAAGTTAATCAG GTTATTGGAATTGATTTGCTGTCTCAATCACTGCTACCAGCCATTGTAGAACTTGCAGAGGATAGGCACTGGAGAGTCCGGCTTGCAATAATTGAGTACATCCCATTGTTGGCAAGTCAGTTAGGTGTCGGGTTTTTTGATGACAAGTTGGGGGCACTCTGCATGCAATGGTTGGAAGATAAG GTCTTCTCAATCAGAGATGCTGCTGCTAACAACTTGAAGCGGCTTGCAGAGGAGTTTGGTCCTGAGTGGGCGATGCAGCATATAATTCCTCAG GTGCTGGAAAAGATCAACAACCCGCACTACCTGTATCGCATGACAATTCTGGAAGCTATCTCATTGCTGGCCCCTGTAATGGGTGCAGAAATCACCTGTCAAAAGCTGCTTCCAGTCGTCATTAATTCCTCAAAGGACAG GGTTCCTAACATCAAGTTCAATGTTGCAAAAGTACTGCAGTCGCTTATACCGATCCTTGATCAATCC GTTGTGGAGAAGACCGTGAGGCCATGCCTTGTTGAGCTCAGCGAGGATCCTGATGTGGATGTAAGATACTATGCAAACCAGGCACTGCAGGTGTGCGATCAAATGATGGTGTCAAGCTAA